In the Chroococcidiopsis sp. SAG 2025 genome, one interval contains:
- a CDS encoding amino acid adenylation domain-containing protein, whose product MPTETISGFELSPQQKHLWLLQQNSPAYITGCAISIEGALQPEVLKAALEQIVYRHEIFRTIFRRLLGRKLPVMAVVDDCLPEWQEIDLSHVDAQAQAIAIEALFQEASRHSFDFESGSLLRLSLLKLSPNLHVLHVCLPSLCADSRTIANLVAEIGNSYSACLQGRELEAEVVQYCQFSTWQNQLLADADAEEANVYWREQVASLELKLPFENKPLKQTKFQPECFELAITPTLATQIEDLAHKFDTTIAIVLLACWQTLLWRLTQQEIALGVASDRREYEELDRVMGLLATWLPIKTNLVPDLRFQEVVELTAKTFSQSEEWQDYFTPKSTESNNTLAFPIGFEFEQLPEKISTAGVTFSLDKQYSCIEQFKVKLTCTQRDNSLSTAFYYDINYFSADTIQRLAAQFKTLLTHAIENPEIAIAQLEILSQRERQQLLLLNQTQIDYPFDKCIHQLFEAQVERSPDKIAVVFEDRQLTYVQLNAEANQLARYLQQLGVKPEVLVGLYLERSLLTLVGLLGILKAGGAYLPLDPALPAENLTFRLQDAQAPIVLTQQHLVETLPPHSARAICLDADWDEIAQYSDENPTSEITVENLVYVLYTSGSTGKPKGVAIEHRQLLNYLYAIAPQLNLSTDASFATVSTFAADLGNTCIFPALCQGGCLHIVSQQRASDPVALADYCDRHAIDCLKIVPSHLAALLASPSPAKILPRQCLVLGGEAASWNLIEQIQQYAPTCRIINHYGPTETTVGVLTYPLETRQQETRQHDSATVPLGRPLANMQVYVLDRQLQSVPIGVPGELYIAGAGVARGYLNRPDLTQERFIPNPWEKSKVKIQKSKFLSPSAPSAPPALFAPSALFPDSRVRAGFEQRFIDVSRESFAKPARTTPDSRLYKTGDLVRYLPDGNLEFLGRLDDQVKVRGFRIELGEVEAALRQHPQVREAIVIVREDKLDDRRLVAYVVPSQSTAIANELRLFLKDKLPEYMMPSAFVLLKQLPLTPNGKVDRQALPAPDASRPDLGDTFVAPRTPVEKSLVEIWAEVLRLERIGINDNFFDLGGHSLLVTQVVSRVRDAFEIELPLRDFFATPTVADLAVKIAQKLAEETDSELLAQTLAELEQLSEAEIQTLLASETESNDREGSRK is encoded by the coding sequence ATGCCAACTGAAACTATTAGCGGCTTTGAGCTTTCTCCCCAGCAAAAACACCTGTGGTTATTGCAGCAAAATAGCCCTGCTTACATAACTGGGTGTGCTATTTCCATAGAAGGGGCGCTTCAACCAGAAGTTTTAAAAGCCGCTTTAGAGCAAATTGTCTATCGACATGAAATTTTCCGCACGATTTTTAGGCGGCTACTCGGTCGAAAGTTGCCAGTTATGGCTGTGGTAGATGATTGCTTACCCGAATGGCAAGAGATCGATCTCAGTCATGTGGATGCACAAGCACAAGCGATCGCAATTGAGGCATTATTTCAAGAAGCAAGTCGCCATAGTTTTGATTTCGAGTCAGGTTCGCTGTTGCGGTTATCTTTACTGAAATTGTCGCCAAATCTCCATGTTTTGCACGTATGTTTACCTTCCCTGTGTGCCGATTCTCGGACGATCGCGAATTTAGTCGCTGAGATCGGCAATTCCTATTCTGCTTGTCTCCAAGGTCGGGAATTGGAGGCAGAAGTCGTACAATACTGCCAATTCTCGACATGGCAAAATCAGTTACTTGCAGACGCAGATGCAGAGGAAGCTAATGTATATTGGCGCGAACAAGTTGCTTCTTTAGAATTAAAACTTCCTTTTGAAAATAAGCCTTTAAAACAAACAAAATTTCAACCTGAGTGTTTTGAATTAGCAATTACTCCCACTCTCGCAACCCAGATTGAAGATTTAGCGCATAAATTTGATACTACCATTGCGATAGTATTACTGGCGTGTTGGCAAACACTTTTATGGCGGCTCACCCAACAGGAAATTGCGCTCGGAGTGGCTAGCGATCGCCGAGAATATGAAGAACTCGATCGAGTCATGGGGTTACTTGCTACCTGGCTACCAATCAAAACTAATTTAGTCCCCGACTTACGCTTTCAAGAAGTTGTAGAATTAACCGCAAAAACTTTTAGCCAATCCGAGGAATGGCAAGATTATTTTACGCCGAAATCGACAGAAAGCAACAATACTTTAGCGTTCCCAATTGGTTTTGAATTCGAGCAATTACCGGAGAAAATTTCTACTGCTGGCGTAACGTTTTCGCTTGACAAGCAGTATAGTTGCATCGAGCAGTTTAAAGTTAAACTGACCTGTACTCAACGCGACAATTCTCTGAGCACGGCATTTTATTACGATATAAATTACTTTTCAGCAGATACCATCCAACGCTTAGCTGCCCAGTTTAAAACTTTATTAACCCATGCCATCGAAAATCCAGAAATCGCGATCGCTCAGTTAGAAATCCTCAGCCAGAGAGAACGCCAACAATTACTGCTATTAAATCAAACACAGATAGATTACCCGTTTGACAAATGTATCCACCAATTATTTGAAGCTCAGGTAGAGCGATCTCCTGACAAAATTGCTGTTGTCTTTGAAGATCGGCAGTTGACTTATGTTCAATTAAATGCTGAGGCTAATCAACTCGCTCGTTACTTGCAGCAGTTGGGAGTCAAACCAGAGGTGCTGGTAGGACTTTACCTAGAGCGATCGCTCTTAACGTTGGTAGGACTTTTAGGCATCCTCAAAGCTGGCGGCGCATATCTGCCGCTAGATCCAGCATTACCAGCAGAGAATTTGACTTTCCGCTTGCAAGATGCGCAAGCACCAATCGTTTTGACACAACAACACCTAGTCGAAACATTACCACCCCACTCAGCACGGGCGATCTGCTTGGACGCAGACTGGGATGAAATTGCGCAATATAGCGATGAGAATCCCACGAGTGAAATAACAGTTGAGAATCTCGTCTACGTACTATACACCTCTGGCTCGACTGGCAAACCCAAGGGTGTCGCGATCGAGCATCGGCAACTCCTGAATTATCTTTATGCGATCGCCCCCCAACTCAACTTATCAACTGATGCTAGCTTTGCCACCGTATCCACCTTTGCCGCTGACTTAGGAAATACGTGCATATTTCCTGCTCTGTGTCAAGGTGGCTGCTTGCATATCGTCTCTCAACAACGGGCATCCGATCCCGTAGCCTTAGCAGACTACTGCGATCGCCACGCAATCGACTGTCTCAAGATTGTCCCCTCACACTTAGCAGCGCTTTTAGCATCGCCTTCCCCAGCTAAAATTCTGCCGCGTCAATGCCTGGTGTTAGGTGGTGAGGCTGCGAGTTGGAATCTCATCGAGCAAATTCAGCAGTACGCGCCAACCTGCCGGATTATCAACCATTATGGACCCACAGAAACAACTGTTGGCGTGCTGACCTATCCCTTAGAGACAAGGCAACAAGAGACAAGGCAGCATGATTCTGCAACAGTTCCACTAGGTCGTCCCTTGGCGAATATGCAAGTCTACGTCTTAGATCGGCAATTGCAGTCAGTACCGATCGGCGTACCAGGGGAATTATATATTGCTGGTGCTGGCGTAGCGCGGGGCTACCTCAACCGTCCAGATTTGACGCAAGAACGATTTATTCCCAACCCTTGGGAAAAGTCAAAAGTCAAAATTCAAAAGTCAAAATTTCTTTCTCCCTCAGCTCCCTCAGCTCCCCCAGCTCTCTTCGCTCCCTCAGCTCTCTTCCCCGACTCCCGTGTACGGGCGGGTTTTGAGCAAAGATTTATTGACGTAAGCCGTGAATCTTTTGCTAAACCCGCCCGTACGACTCCCGACTCCCGCCTCTACAAAACTGGCGATCTGGTGCGCTACCTACCAGATGGCAACCTGGAATTTCTAGGACGGCTAGACGATCAAGTTAAGGTGCGTGGCTTCCGCATCGAGTTGGGAGAAGTTGAGGCAGCACTGAGACAACACCCGCAGGTCAGGGAAGCGATTGTCATCGTTCGAGAAGATAAGCTGGACGATCGCCGTTTGGTTGCTTACGTCGTTCCCAGTCAAAGCACTGCGATCGCTAACGAATTGCGTTTGTTCTTGAAGGATAAACTACCCGAGTACATGATGCCATCTGCTTTTGTGCTGTTGAAGCAACTGCCTTTGACTCCCAATGGCAAGGTGGATCGGCAAGCGCTACCTGCACCGGACGCATCTAGACCTGATTTAGGCGATACTTTTGTTGCACCTCGGACTCCTGTAGAAAAATCTCTGGTGGAAATTTGGGCGGAAGTGTTGCGGCTAGAGCGAATTGGGATTAACGACAATTTCTTTGACCTCGGCGGACATTCTTTGCTGGTAACTCAAGTTGTGTCTCGCGTGCGCGACGCTTTCGAGATCGAGTTACCCCTGCGCGATTTTTTCGCCACACCGACCGTAGCCGATCTCGCCGTGAAAATTGCCCAAAAACTAGCTGAAGAGACTGACAGCGAATTGCTTGCTCAAACGTTAGCAGAACTAGAGCAGCTTTCGGAGGCGGAAATTCAAACATTACTTGCCAGCGAAACAGAGTCGAACGATCGGGAAGGAAGCAGAAAATGA
- a CDS encoding aminotransferase class III-fold pyridoxal phosphate-dependent enzyme produces the protein MLNSSDNSRFDKVISSLKEILSGWLGIESQAIDTHSNFLELGLESLLLTQFSRSVRDRFGIEIPFRLLMGELSTLEALATYVAQQMPLEEQKLVPSPLPEAMPVEAMPVEAMSVEAMSVPVREIAAVRSSNNSQAIARLIARQLQIMSKQLEVLRISTETASDRALSDMSQTKQAIAPTIERKPVMSSQQGDTGLSPQQQRHLDALIERVVKRTQESKKLTQAARPYLANPRSITGFRLPVKEMLYPIHVQRAAGARIWDVDGNEYIDLSMGFGPLLFGHSPPFVMEAIQAQIQQGMQNGPQSRLTGQVTQLFCQLTGQERATFCNDGTEAVMAAIRIARTATGRSKIAVFAGSYHGNLDEVLVTGVPTANGLRTVPIAPGIPQHMTDKVMVLEYGSPESLQLLKTHAQDLAAVLVEPVQSRNPDFQPQEYLYELRQLTQETGTVLIFDEVITGFRMHPGGIQALWGIQADLSTYGKALGSGLPVGVVAGKAALMDVLDGGFWNYGDASYPQVETTYFAGTFFKNPLVVAGVWAVLDHIKQSGAQLQAELGTKTAKLAATLNTFFEQKQLPIQVAHFGSLFRFIYPPNLTWMNLFFYHLLEKGIYIWEGRTCFLSTAHTDVDIEQAIAAVKESIVEMQAGGFLPCDRQIVSVSRHEHLPLSFAQQRLWFLDRLDPNNFGYNEPIALRIAGELNVAALEQSFNEIIRRHEVLRTIFTTVEGQPVQVIAPHLHLTIPVVDLQHLPKAERETTALQLATEQAQQPFDLTQNPLLRCTLLQLDETECVLLCMMHHIVTDAWSTGIFFSELAALYAAFIAGKPSPLTELPIQYADFAAWQRQQLQGEVLETQLSYWRQQLGGNLPVLQLPTDRPRSPVQTFRGANQSFELTANLHQALRNLSHQANCTLFITLLAAFVTLLHRYTQQDDIVVGTDVANRNQPETEGLIGFFVNLLALRIDLSGNPGFQELLGRVREVALGAYAHQDLPFERLVDALRCRDRSRPPLCQVLLVMDNVPTMPALELPGLTLSPIDIDNGTAKFDLVLFMEEKERGIVGKWQYNTDLFDATTIDRMSKHFETLLQSIVAQPEARIDSLEMQTQSEIARQAEKKSQQKAAKRQKFVAVQPKVVDLSQNRAIATDLLQPGATLPLVITPTVDDFDRIDWAKSDRQFIETKLLHHGAILFRNFKIASASEFESFAEAICPGLFGEYGDLPREGVSGKVYGSTPYPSEQAILFHNESSHLHCYPQKIWFFCMQPAAQGGETPIVDSRKVYQLLDPKLRQKFAQKQLMYVRNFTDNLDVSWQDFFHTNDRAAVEAYCYKAGMSMEWKPDGSLRTCQVRPAVISHPQTGETVFFNQIQLHHPSYLQADVRESLMSVFGAENFPRQVYYGDRSPIEASVIEEILAVYKAAEISFPWQQGDVLMLDNILAAHGRNPYIGSRKIVVAMGEMIHRDNIPQRDNTPISSFAG, from the coding sequence ATGCTTAATTCTTCAGATAATTCACGGTTTGATAAAGTCATTTCATCGCTCAAAGAGATTTTGAGCGGTTGGCTGGGGATAGAATCTCAGGCAATAGATACTCATAGCAATTTTCTTGAATTGGGTTTGGAATCTCTGTTATTGACTCAATTCAGTCGTTCTGTTCGAGATCGTTTTGGAATTGAGATTCCTTTCCGCTTATTGATGGGAGAGTTGTCAACGCTTGAGGCATTGGCTACATACGTAGCTCAACAGATGCCATTGGAGGAGCAAAAATTAGTACCTTCTCCTCTTCCCGAAGCGATGCCTGTAGAAGCGATGCCTGTAGAAGCGATGTCTGTAGAAGCGATGTCTGTACCAGTGCGGGAGATAGCTGCTGTACGAAGTTCTAACAACTCTCAGGCGATCGCCAGGCTGATTGCACGGCAGTTACAAATCATGTCTAAACAGCTAGAAGTCCTGCGTATATCAACTGAGACTGCCAGCGATCGCGCTTTATCTGATATGAGTCAGACTAAGCAGGCGATCGCGCCAACAATTGAACGCAAACCAGTTATGAGTTCCCAACAGGGGGATACGGGTTTAAGCCCTCAGCAGCAGCGGCATTTAGATGCATTAATTGAGCGAGTTGTCAAGCGGACTCAAGAATCGAAAAAACTGACGCAAGCTGCTCGTCCTTACTTAGCTAATCCCAGATCGATTACGGGGTTTCGTCTCCCCGTAAAAGAGATGTTGTACCCAATTCACGTCCAGCGTGCTGCTGGAGCGAGAATTTGGGATGTTGATGGTAACGAATACATCGACTTGTCAATGGGGTTTGGTCCATTGCTATTCGGTCATTCACCACCTTTTGTCATGGAGGCGATTCAAGCGCAGATCCAGCAAGGGATGCAAAATGGTCCACAGTCACGTCTAACGGGTCAGGTGACTCAGTTATTTTGCCAGTTAACGGGTCAAGAAAGAGCAACTTTTTGTAACGACGGTACAGAGGCGGTGATGGCAGCAATTCGGATCGCCCGTACCGCGACAGGACGCTCTAAAATTGCGGTGTTTGCGGGTTCGTATCACGGCAATTTAGATGAGGTTTTGGTCACGGGAGTCCCAACGGCAAACGGTTTGCGTACCGTGCCGATTGCTCCAGGCATTCCGCAGCACATGACGGATAAGGTGATGGTACTCGAATATGGCAGTCCCGAATCTCTCCAACTGTTGAAAACCCACGCTCAAGACTTGGCGGCTGTGCTAGTCGAACCCGTACAAAGCCGCAACCCCGATTTTCAACCTCAAGAATATCTTTACGAATTAAGGCAGCTGACTCAAGAAACGGGAACCGTACTCATTTTTGATGAGGTGATTACTGGCTTCCGAATGCATCCTGGTGGTATTCAGGCATTATGGGGAATTCAAGCAGACCTGTCCACGTATGGAAAGGCGCTGGGGTCTGGTTTGCCAGTTGGGGTAGTTGCTGGCAAAGCTGCATTGATGGATGTCTTGGATGGCGGCTTTTGGAATTATGGAGATGCGTCTTATCCGCAAGTGGAAACGACTTATTTCGCCGGAACCTTTTTCAAAAATCCTTTGGTCGTGGCTGGTGTCTGGGCAGTCCTTGACCACATCAAGCAAAGTGGAGCGCAACTACAAGCAGAATTAGGGACAAAAACCGCAAAGTTAGCGGCAACGCTCAATACTTTCTTCGAGCAAAAACAGTTACCAATTCAAGTTGCCCATTTCGGTTCGCTGTTTCGGTTTATTTATCCGCCCAACCTCACTTGGATGAATTTGTTTTTCTATCACCTCTTAGAAAAAGGAATTTACATCTGGGAAGGACGCACTTGTTTTTTATCGACTGCTCACACCGATGTAGATATCGAGCAAGCGATCGCCGCCGTGAAGGAAAGTATAGTAGAAATGCAAGCAGGAGGCTTTTTACCCTGCGATCGCCAGATCGTATCTGTTTCTCGCCACGAGCATTTACCGCTATCGTTTGCCCAGCAAAGATTGTGGTTCCTCGATCGCCTCGATCCAAATAACTTTGGTTACAACGAGCCAATCGCCCTCCGCATTGCCGGAGAACTGAACGTAGCCGCACTGGAACAGAGTTTCAATGAAATTATTCGACGACACGAAGTTTTACGTACCATCTTTACTACAGTTGAAGGGCAACCAGTCCAGGTCATAGCCCCTCACCTCCACTTGACGATCCCAGTCGTGGATTTGCAGCATTTGCCAAAAGCCGAACGAGAAACAACTGCCCTTCAACTGGCAACCGAGCAAGCCCAGCAGCCTTTTGACTTGACGCAAAACCCGCTACTACGATGCACGCTCCTACAGCTCGATGAAACAGAATGCGTATTGCTCTGCATGATGCATCACATTGTCACCGACGCTTGGTCAACGGGTATATTTTTTAGCGAACTGGCAGCGTTGTATGCAGCCTTCATTGCTGGTAAACCTTCACCCTTAACAGAACTACCGATCCAGTATGCCGACTTTGCTGCTTGGCAGCGCCAGCAATTGCAAGGGGAGGTACTAGAAACTCAGTTATCGTACTGGCGACAGCAGTTAGGTGGTAATTTACCCGTGTTGCAGCTACCGACAGATAGACCGCGATCGCCTGTCCAAACTTTTCGCGGCGCTAACCAATCTTTTGAGCTGACAGCCAACCTGCATCAAGCACTGCGAAATTTAAGCCACCAAGCAAATTGCACTTTATTCATCACCCTACTAGCAGCCTTTGTGACGCTGCTGCATCGCTACACGCAGCAAGATGACATCGTTGTCGGTACTGATGTCGCGAACCGCAATCAACCGGAAACAGAAGGGTTAATTGGTTTTTTTGTCAACCTCCTTGCCTTACGTATCGATTTATCTGGTAATCCTGGTTTTCAAGAACTGCTGGGGCGAGTACGCGAGGTAGCTTTAGGGGCTTATGCCCACCAAGACTTACCCTTTGAACGACTGGTGGATGCATTGCGATGTCGCGATCGCAGCCGTCCGCCTCTGTGCCAGGTGTTGCTAGTGATGGATAACGTGCCGACAATGCCAGCCTTGGAGTTGCCAGGACTAACTCTGAGTCCGATCGACATTGACAACGGCACGGCTAAATTCGATCTGGTGTTATTTATGGAGGAAAAAGAACGGGGAATCGTCGGGAAATGGCAGTACAACACCGATCTTTTCGATGCAACGACGATCGACCGGATGTCAAAGCATTTTGAAACGCTACTTCAGAGCATTGTGGCACAGCCGGAAGCTCGGATCGACAGTTTAGAAATGCAGACTCAATCTGAAATCGCACGACAAGCTGAGAAAAAGAGCCAGCAGAAAGCAGCCAAGCGGCAAAAGTTTGTGGCAGTCCAACCGAAAGTTGTGGATTTGTCACAAAATAGAGCGATCGCCACCGATTTGTTACAACCTGGGGCAACATTACCTTTAGTTATTACTCCAACCGTGGATGATTTTGATCGCATTGATTGGGCAAAGAGCGATCGGCAATTTATCGAAACTAAGTTATTGCATCACGGTGCGATCCTATTCCGTAATTTCAAGATTGCCTCTGCTTCTGAATTTGAAAGTTTTGCTGAAGCCATCTGTCCGGGGTTATTCGGCGAGTATGGCGATTTACCGCGTGAAGGCGTTTCCGGCAAAGTTTACGGCTCCACCCCCTATCCATCCGAGCAAGCAATCTTGTTTCACAATGAAAGTTCTCACCTACACTGTTATCCTCAAAAAATCTGGTTTTTCTGTATGCAGCCAGCCGCCCAAGGGGGAGAAACACCAATTGTTGATTCCAGAAAAGTTTATCAGCTGCTCGATCCAAAACTGCGCCAAAAATTTGCTCAAAAGCAGTTAATGTATGTTCGCAACTTCACTGACAACTTGGATGTGAGTTGGCAAGATTTCTTTCACACAAACGATCGCGCAGCAGTAGAAGCATACTGCTATAAAGCAGGGATGAGCATGGAGTGGAAGCCCGATGGTAGTTTGAGAACTTGCCAAGTACGTCCGGCAGTCATCAGCCATCCCCAGACGGGTGAGACGGTGTTTTTCAACCAAATCCAGTTGCACCATCCATCTTACTTACAAGCGGATGTGAGGGAATCGTTAATGTCTGTATTTGGAGCGGAAAATTTCCCCCGTCAGGTTTACTATGGCGATCGCTCTCCAATTGAAGCATCGGTCATAGAAGAAATTTTGGCAGTTTACAAAGCAGCTGAAATTAGTTTTCCCTGGCAGCAAGGAGACGTATTGATGCTAGATAACATTTTGGCTGCTCACGGACGCAATCCCTATATAGGTTCGCGCAAAATTGTGGTGGCGATGGGAGAAATGATTCATCGCGACAACATTCCTCAGAGGGACAACACCCCAATAAGTTCATTTGCAGGTTAA
- a CDS encoding cupin-like domain-containing protein: MQVKRNLEAIDGLDMNTQTIERQNKSQLVWTPISAVERRSNLSYDEFIREYASVGKPVIITDAMKDWQALTKWNLNFFRSKYGTAKVRIIDCKDKTSFSMNLADYIDYMAARDRERLLYIDGWRIYPYPELFEDYKVPVYFPNWLERLPKKLLEKYYQLDNRELFIGSKDTSIGLHEDPVSQSAWLALISGRKRIFLFTPDQKHLLYDGKVDTFNPDLEKFPLYARTTPVEVILEPQEILYIPSNWWHHVKNLEDSIALGSLFINELNAERVFQAASAIDNCPINSDLLRWILKFPLLGRILFTIGLI; this comes from the coding sequence TTGCAGGTTAAACGCAATCTAGAAGCAATCGACGGACTAGACATGAATACACAAACGATCGAGCGCCAGAACAAATCTCAGTTGGTATGGACACCAATTTCTGCTGTTGAGCGTCGCAGCAATCTCTCGTATGACGAGTTTATCCGAGAGTATGCATCTGTGGGAAAGCCTGTTATCATCACTGATGCCATGAAAGACTGGCAAGCTTTAACAAAGTGGAATTTGAATTTTTTTAGGTCGAAGTATGGGACAGCCAAAGTCAGAATCATAGATTGCAAAGATAAAACTTCTTTCTCAATGAATCTTGCTGATTACATTGACTATATGGCTGCCCGCGATCGCGAAAGACTGCTATACATAGACGGCTGGAGAATTTATCCTTATCCCGAGCTTTTCGAGGACTACAAAGTTCCAGTTTACTTTCCCAACTGGTTAGAAAGACTACCAAAAAAACTCCTCGAAAAATATTATCAACTCGATAACCGAGAGCTATTTATAGGCTCTAAAGATACATCGATAGGACTTCATGAAGATCCCGTTTCTCAATCTGCATGGTTAGCATTAATTTCTGGGCGGAAACGAATTTTCCTATTCACACCCGATCAAAAACATCTTTTGTACGATGGGAAAGTTGATACCTTCAATCCAGATTTAGAAAAGTTTCCTCTGTATGCTCGCACTACTCCAGTTGAAGTTATCTTAGAACCGCAAGAAATACTCTACATTCCATCAAATTGGTGGCATCATGTGAAGAATCTCGAAGATAGTATTGCTTTAGGGAGTCTTTTTATCAATGAATTGAACGCAGAACGAGTTTTTCAAGCTGCATCTGCTATCGATAATTGTCCGATTAACAGCGATCTTTTACGCTGGATTCTGAAATTTCCATTGCTGGGCAGAATTCTATTTACGATTGGCTTAATCTGA